One window of the Brienomyrus brachyistius isolate T26 unplaced genomic scaffold, BBRACH_0.4 scaffold60, whole genome shotgun sequence genome contains the following:
- the LOC125725051 gene encoding uncharacterized protein LOC125725051 isoform X37 has product MAVHEGVIVLLLLLGCSCEAQLKSGFLVKTPQVAAVYQNGLGAPQVVAAGYQVGVGAPQVVAAGYQVGVGAPQVVAAGYQVGVGAPQVSSTGYQVGVGAPQVASTGYQVGVGAPQVASTGYQVGVGAPQVASTGYQVGVGAPQVASTGYQVGAGAPQVASTGYQVGAGAPQVASTGYQVGVGAPQVSSTGFQVGVGAPQVASTGFQVGVGGTGYQVGVGAPKVGAAGYLSKQVAPALVKSVTGMQVNPDSVRVVCGEDSVMVDVLQDLLAIGQLINASDITLGGCAPTGQDASGTVRFQSVLQACGSTLMMTADALVYSFALIYTPSGINGSPIVRTNGAVVGIECHYLRKQNVSSNALVPTWIPYYATMAAEAQLNFSLRLMDDAWQNERASNVYFLGSVLNIEASVLVGNSQPLRVFVDSCVATLVPDVTSVPSYAFVQNSGCLTDAKVTGSRSQFLPRKQDDKLQLQLDAFRFSQDGRSSLYITCSLRATVASVPLDSQHKACSFSLAANRWVSVDGNDQVCGCCDASCGLAGVAGAQGTGVLGPIAIQQGPPTASQPGQLYILKG; this is encoded by the exons ATGGCAGTGCATGAGGGGGTTATAGTGCTGCTTCTTCTTTTAGGTTGCAGCTGTGAAGCTCAACTGAAGTCTGGGTTTCTTGTGAAGACCCCTCAAGTGGCTGCAGTTTATCAAAATGGAttaggtgctccccaggtggtggcagctggctatcaggttggcgtaggggctccccaggtggtggcagctggctatcaggttggcgtaggggctccccaggtggtggcagctggctatcag gttggcgtaggggctccccaggtgtcttcgaccggctatcaggttggcgtaggggctccccaggtggcttcgaccggctatcaggttggcgtaggggctccccaggtggcttcgaccggctatcaggttggcgtaggggctccccaggtggcttcgaccggctatcaggttggcgtaggggctccccag gtggcttcgaccggctatcaggttggcgcaggggctccccaggtggcttcgaccggctatcaggttggcgcaggggctccccaggtggcttcgaccggctatcag gttggcgtaggggctccccaggtgtcttcgaccggcttccaggttggcgtaggggctccccaggtggcttcgaccggcttccaggttggcgtgggggggaccggctatcaggttggcgtaggggctcccaaGGTGGGGGCGGCCGGCTATCTGAGCAAGCAAGTTGCTCCTGCTCTGGTTAAATCTGTGACTGGAATGCAAGTGAACCCTGATAGtgtgagggttgtatgtggggaGGATTCGGTTATGGTGGATGTGCTACAGGACCTTCTAGCTATTGGCCAGCTGATCAATGCTTCAGACATCACCCTTGGTGGTTGTGCACCCACTGGGCAGGATGCTTCTGGCACAGTGAGGTTTCAGTCTGTGCTGCAGGCCTGTGGAAGTACACTGATG ATGACTGCTGATGCCCTGGTCTATAGCTTTGCATTGATCTACACCCCCAGTGGTATTAATGGCAGccccattgtgaggaccaatggTGCTGTGGTTGGCATTGAGTGTCACTATTTGAG GAAGCAGAATGTGAGCAGCAATGCCCTGGTGCCAACCTGGATCCCCTACTATGCTACAATGGCGGCTGAGGCACAACTGAATTTCTCACTGAGGCTGATGGATG ATGCATGGCAGAATGAGAGGGCCTCCAATGTGTACTTCCTGGGAAGTGTCCTGAACATTGAAGCCTCTGTCCTTGTGGGCAACAGTCAGCCCCTGCGTGTCTTTGTGGACAGCTGTGTGGCCACCTTGGTCCCTGATGTGACCTCTGTCCCTAGCTATGCCTTTGTGCAGAACTCTGG GTGCCTGACTGATGCCAAGGTGACAGGATCCCGCTCCCAGTTCCTGCCCAGAAAGCAGGATGACAAGCTGCAGCTTCAGCTGGATGCTTTCAGGTTCTCTCAGGATGGCAGGAGCTCA CTGTACATTACTTGCAGCCTGAGAGCAACAGTGGCTTCTGTGCCTTTGGATTCCCAACACAAGGCTTGTTCCTTCTCTCTTGCCGCTAACAG GTGGGTGTCTGTGGATGGGAATGAccaggtgtgtggctgctgtGACGCCAGCTGTGGGCTTGCAGGTGTAGCAG GTGCTCAAGGCACAGGTGTTCTGGGCCCCATTGCTATCCAACAGGGTCCTCCCACGGCTAGTCAGCCTGGACAGCTGTATATTCTGAAGGGATAG
- the LOC125725051 gene encoding uncharacterized protein LOC125725051 isoform X12 — protein sequence MAVHEGVIVLLLLLGCSCEAQLKSGFLVKTPQVAAVYQNGLGAPQVVAAGYQVGVGAPQVVAAGYQVGVGAPQVVAAGYQVGVGAPQVSSTGYQVGVGAPQVASTGYQVGVGAPQVASTGYQVGVGAPQVASTGYQVGVGAPQVASTGYQVGAGAPQVASTGYQVGAGAPQVASTGYQVGAGAPQVASTGYQVGVGAPQVASTGYQVGVGAPQVSSTGYQVGVGAPQVSSTGFQVGVGAPQVASTGFQVGVGGTGYQVGVGAPKVGAAGYLSKQVAPALVKSVTGMQVNPDSVRVVCGEDSVMVDVLQDLLAIGQLINASDITLGGCAPTGQDASGTVRFQSVLQACGSTLMMTADALVYSFALIYTPSGINGSPIVRTNGAVVGIECHYLRKQNVSSNALVPTWIPYYATMAAEAQLNFSLRLMDDAWQNERASNVYFLGSVLNIEASVLVGNSQPLRVFVDSCVATLVPDVTSVPSYAFVQNSGCLTDAKVTGSRSQFLPRKQDDKLQLQLDAFRFSQDGRSSLYITCSLRATVASVPLDSQHKACSFSLAANRWVSVDGNDQVCGCCDASCGLAGVAGAQGTGVLGPIAIQQGPPTASQPGQLYILKG from the exons ATGGCAGTGCATGAGGGGGTTATAGTGCTGCTTCTTCTTTTAGGTTGCAGCTGTGAAGCTCAACTGAAGTCTGGGTTTCTTGTGAAGACCCCTCAAGTGGCTGCAGTTTATCAAAATGGAttaggtgctccccaggtggtggcagctggctatcaggttggcgtaggggctccccaggtggtggcagctggctatcaggttggcgtaggggctccccaggtggtggcagctggctatcag gttggcgtaggggctccccaggtgtcttcgaccggctatcaggttggcgtaggggctccccaggtggcttcgaccggctatcaggttggcgtaggggctccccaggtggcttcgaccggctatcaggttggcgtaggggctccccaggtggcttcgaccggctatcaggttggcgtaggggctccccag gtggcttcgaccggctatcaggttggcgcaggggctccccaggtggcttcgaccggctatcaggttggcgcaggggctccccaggtggcttcgaccggctatcaggttggcgcaggggctccccaggtggcttcgaccggctatcaggttggcgtaggggctccccag gtggcttcgaccggctatcaggttggcgtaggggctccccaggtgtcttcgaccggctatcaggttggcgtaggggctccccaggtgtcttcgaccggcttccaggttggcgtaggggctccccaggtggcttcgaccggcttccaggttggcgtgggggggaccggctatcaggttggcgtaggggctcccaaGGTGGGGGCGGCCGGCTATCTGAGCAAGCAAGTTGCTCCTGCTCTGGTTAAATCTGTGACTGGAATGCAAGTGAACCCTGATAGtgtgagggttgtatgtggggaGGATTCGGTTATGGTGGATGTGCTACAGGACCTTCTAGCTATTGGCCAGCTGATCAATGCTTCAGACATCACCCTTGGTGGTTGTGCACCCACTGGGCAGGATGCTTCTGGCACAGTGAGGTTTCAGTCTGTGCTGCAGGCCTGTGGAAGTACACTGATG ATGACTGCTGATGCCCTGGTCTATAGCTTTGCATTGATCTACACCCCCAGTGGTATTAATGGCAGccccattgtgaggaccaatggTGCTGTGGTTGGCATTGAGTGTCACTATTTGAG GAAGCAGAATGTGAGCAGCAATGCCCTGGTGCCAACCTGGATCCCCTACTATGCTACAATGGCGGCTGAGGCACAACTGAATTTCTCACTGAGGCTGATGGATG ATGCATGGCAGAATGAGAGGGCCTCCAATGTGTACTTCCTGGGAAGTGTCCTGAACATTGAAGCCTCTGTCCTTGTGGGCAACAGTCAGCCCCTGCGTGTCTTTGTGGACAGCTGTGTGGCCACCTTGGTCCCTGATGTGACCTCTGTCCCTAGCTATGCCTTTGTGCAGAACTCTGG GTGCCTGACTGATGCCAAGGTGACAGGATCCCGCTCCCAGTTCCTGCCCAGAAAGCAGGATGACAAGCTGCAGCTTCAGCTGGATGCTTTCAGGTTCTCTCAGGATGGCAGGAGCTCA CTGTACATTACTTGCAGCCTGAGAGCAACAGTGGCTTCTGTGCCTTTGGATTCCCAACACAAGGCTTGTTCCTTCTCTCTTGCCGCTAACAG GTGGGTGTCTGTGGATGGGAATGAccaggtgtgtggctgctgtGACGCCAGCTGTGGGCTTGCAGGTGTAGCAG GTGCTCAAGGCACAGGTGTTCTGGGCCCCATTGCTATCCAACAGGGTCCTCCCACGGCTAGTCAGCCTGGACAGCTGTATATTCTGAAGGGATAG
- the LOC125725051 gene encoding uncharacterized protein LOC125725051 isoform X33 translates to MAVHEGVIVLLLLLGCSCEAQLKSGFLVKTPQVAAVYQNGLGAPQVVAAGYQVGVGAPQVVAAGYQVGVGAPQVVAAGYQVGVGAPQVSSTGYQVGVGAPQVASTGYQVGVGAPQVASTGYQVGVGAPQVASTGYQVGVGAPQVASTGYQVGAGAPQVASTGYQVGAGAPQVASTGYQVGAGAPQVASTGYQVGAGAPQVASTGYQVGVGAPQVASTGFQVGVGGTGYQVGVGAPKVGAAGYLSKQVAPALVKSVTGMQVNPDSVRVVCGEDSVMVDVLQDLLAIGQLINASDITLGGCAPTGQDASGTVRFQSVLQACGSTLMMTADALVYSFALIYTPSGINGSPIVRTNGAVVGIECHYLRKQNVSSNALVPTWIPYYATMAAEAQLNFSLRLMDDAWQNERASNVYFLGSVLNIEASVLVGNSQPLRVFVDSCVATLVPDVTSVPSYAFVQNSGCLTDAKVTGSRSQFLPRKQDDKLQLQLDAFRFSQDGRSSLYITCSLRATVASVPLDSQHKACSFSLAANRWVSVDGNDQVCGCCDASCGLAGVAGAQGTGVLGPIAIQQGPPTASQPGQLYILKG, encoded by the exons ATGGCAGTGCATGAGGGGGTTATAGTGCTGCTTCTTCTTTTAGGTTGCAGCTGTGAAGCTCAACTGAAGTCTGGGTTTCTTGTGAAGACCCCTCAAGTGGCTGCAGTTTATCAAAATGGAttaggtgctccccaggtggtggcagctggctatcaggttggcgtaggggctccccaggtggtggcagctggctatcaggttggcgtaggggctccccaggtggtggcagctggctatcag gttggcgtaggggctccccaggtgtcttcgaccggctatcaggttggcgtaggggctccccaggtggcttcgaccggctatcaggttggcgtaggggctccccaggtggcttcgaccggctatcaggttggcgtaggggctccccaggtggcttcgaccggctatcaggttggcgtaggggctccccag gtggcttcgaccggctatcaggttggcgcaggggctccccaggtggcttcgaccggctatcaggttggcgcaggggctccccaggtggcttcgaccggctatcaggttggcgcaggggctccccaggtggcttcgaccggctatcaggttggcgcaggggctccccaggtggcttcgaccggctatcag gttggcgtaggggctccccaggtggcttcgaccggcttccaggttggcgtgggggggaccggctatcaggttggcgtaggggctcccaaGGTGGGGGCGGCCGGCTATCTGAGCAAGCAAGTTGCTCCTGCTCTGGTTAAATCTGTGACTGGAATGCAAGTGAACCCTGATAGtgtgagggttgtatgtggggaGGATTCGGTTATGGTGGATGTGCTACAGGACCTTCTAGCTATTGGCCAGCTGATCAATGCTTCAGACATCACCCTTGGTGGTTGTGCACCCACTGGGCAGGATGCTTCTGGCACAGTGAGGTTTCAGTCTGTGCTGCAGGCCTGTGGAAGTACACTGATG ATGACTGCTGATGCCCTGGTCTATAGCTTTGCATTGATCTACACCCCCAGTGGTATTAATGGCAGccccattgtgaggaccaatggTGCTGTGGTTGGCATTGAGTGTCACTATTTGAG GAAGCAGAATGTGAGCAGCAATGCCCTGGTGCCAACCTGGATCCCCTACTATGCTACAATGGCGGCTGAGGCACAACTGAATTTCTCACTGAGGCTGATGGATG ATGCATGGCAGAATGAGAGGGCCTCCAATGTGTACTTCCTGGGAAGTGTCCTGAACATTGAAGCCTCTGTCCTTGTGGGCAACAGTCAGCCCCTGCGTGTCTTTGTGGACAGCTGTGTGGCCACCTTGGTCCCTGATGTGACCTCTGTCCCTAGCTATGCCTTTGTGCAGAACTCTGG GTGCCTGACTGATGCCAAGGTGACAGGATCCCGCTCCCAGTTCCTGCCCAGAAAGCAGGATGACAAGCTGCAGCTTCAGCTGGATGCTTTCAGGTTCTCTCAGGATGGCAGGAGCTCA CTGTACATTACTTGCAGCCTGAGAGCAACAGTGGCTTCTGTGCCTTTGGATTCCCAACACAAGGCTTGTTCCTTCTCTCTTGCCGCTAACAG GTGGGTGTCTGTGGATGGGAATGAccaggtgtgtggctgctgtGACGCCAGCTGTGGGCTTGCAGGTGTAGCAG GTGCTCAAGGCACAGGTGTTCTGGGCCCCATTGCTATCCAACAGGGTCCTCCCACGGCTAGTCAGCCTGGACAGCTGTATATTCTGAAGGGATAG
- the LOC125725051 gene encoding uncharacterized protein LOC125725051 isoform X20 — protein MAVHEGVIVLLLLLGCSCEAQLKSGFLVKTPQVAAVYQNGLGAPQVVAAGYQVGVGAPQVVAAGYQVGVGAPQVVAAGYQVGVGAPQVSSTGYQVGVGAPQVASTGYQVGVGAPQVASTGYQVGVGAPQVASTGYQVGAGAPQVASTGYQVGAGAPQVASTGYQVGAGAPQVASTGYQVGVGAPQVASTGYQVGVGAPQVSSTGYQVGVGAPQVSSTGFQVGVGAPQVASTGFQVGVGGTGYQVGVGAPKVGAAGYLSKQVAPALVKSVTGMQVNPDSVRVVCGEDSVMVDVLQDLLAIGQLINASDITLGGCAPTGQDASGTVRFQSVLQACGSTLMMTADALVYSFALIYTPSGINGSPIVRTNGAVVGIECHYLRKQNVSSNALVPTWIPYYATMAAEAQLNFSLRLMDDAWQNERASNVYFLGSVLNIEASVLVGNSQPLRVFVDSCVATLVPDVTSVPSYAFVQNSGCLTDAKVTGSRSQFLPRKQDDKLQLQLDAFRFSQDGRSSLYITCSLRATVASVPLDSQHKACSFSLAANRWVSVDGNDQVCGCCDASCGLAGVAGAQGTGVLGPIAIQQGPPTASQPGQLYILKG, from the exons ATGGCAGTGCATGAGGGGGTTATAGTGCTGCTTCTTCTTTTAGGTTGCAGCTGTGAAGCTCAACTGAAGTCTGGGTTTCTTGTGAAGACCCCTCAAGTGGCTGCAGTTTATCAAAATGGAttaggtgctccccaggtggtggcagctggctatcaggttggcgtaggggctccccaggtggtggcagctggctatcaggttggcgtaggggctccccaggtggtggcagctggctatcag gttggcgtaggggctccccaggtgtcttcgaccggctatcaggttggcgtaggggctccccaggtggcttcgaccggctatcaggttggcgtaggggctccccaggtggcttcgaccggctatcaggttggcgtaggggctccccag gtggcttcgaccggctatcaggttggcgcaggggctccccaggtggcttcgaccggctatcaggttggcgcaggggctccccaggtggcttcgaccggctatcaggttggcgcaggggctccccaggtggcttcgaccggctatcaggttggcgtaggggctccccag gtggcttcgaccggctatcaggttggcgtaggggctccccaggtgtcttcgaccggctatcaggttggcgtaggggctccccaggtgtcttcgaccggcttccaggttggcgtaggggctccccaggtggcttcgaccggcttccaggttggcgtgggggggaccggctatcaggttggcgtaggggctcccaaGGTGGGGGCGGCCGGCTATCTGAGCAAGCAAGTTGCTCCTGCTCTGGTTAAATCTGTGACTGGAATGCAAGTGAACCCTGATAGtgtgagggttgtatgtggggaGGATTCGGTTATGGTGGATGTGCTACAGGACCTTCTAGCTATTGGCCAGCTGATCAATGCTTCAGACATCACCCTTGGTGGTTGTGCACCCACTGGGCAGGATGCTTCTGGCACAGTGAGGTTTCAGTCTGTGCTGCAGGCCTGTGGAAGTACACTGATG ATGACTGCTGATGCCCTGGTCTATAGCTTTGCATTGATCTACACCCCCAGTGGTATTAATGGCAGccccattgtgaggaccaatggTGCTGTGGTTGGCATTGAGTGTCACTATTTGAG GAAGCAGAATGTGAGCAGCAATGCCCTGGTGCCAACCTGGATCCCCTACTATGCTACAATGGCGGCTGAGGCACAACTGAATTTCTCACTGAGGCTGATGGATG ATGCATGGCAGAATGAGAGGGCCTCCAATGTGTACTTCCTGGGAAGTGTCCTGAACATTGAAGCCTCTGTCCTTGTGGGCAACAGTCAGCCCCTGCGTGTCTTTGTGGACAGCTGTGTGGCCACCTTGGTCCCTGATGTGACCTCTGTCCCTAGCTATGCCTTTGTGCAGAACTCTGG GTGCCTGACTGATGCCAAGGTGACAGGATCCCGCTCCCAGTTCCTGCCCAGAAAGCAGGATGACAAGCTGCAGCTTCAGCTGGATGCTTTCAGGTTCTCTCAGGATGGCAGGAGCTCA CTGTACATTACTTGCAGCCTGAGAGCAACAGTGGCTTCTGTGCCTTTGGATTCCCAACACAAGGCTTGTTCCTTCTCTCTTGCCGCTAACAG GTGGGTGTCTGTGGATGGGAATGAccaggtgtgtggctgctgtGACGCCAGCTGTGGGCTTGCAGGTGTAGCAG GTGCTCAAGGCACAGGTGTTCTGGGCCCCATTGCTATCCAACAGGGTCCTCCCACGGCTAGTCAGCCTGGACAGCTGTATATTCTGAAGGGATAG
- the LOC125725051 gene encoding uncharacterized protein LOC125725051 isoform X6: MAVHEGVIVLLLLLGCSCEAQLKSGFLVKTPQVAAVYQNGLGAPQVVAAGYQVGVGAPQVVAAGYQVGVGAPQVVAAGYQVGVGAPQVSSTGYQVGVGAPQVASTGYQVGVGAPQVASTGYQVGAGAPQVASTGYQVGAGAPQVASTGYQVGAGAPQVASTGYQVGAGAPQVASTGYQVGAGAPQVASTGYQVGAGAPQVASTGYQVGVGAPQVASTGYQVGVGAPQVSSTGYQVGVGAPQVSSTGFQVGVGAPQVASTGFQVGVGGTGYQVGVGAPKVGAAGYLSKQVAPALVKSVTGMQVNPDSVRVVCGEDSVMVDVLQDLLAIGQLINASDITLGGCAPTGQDASGTVRFQSVLQACGSTLMMTADALVYSFALIYTPSGINGSPIVRTNGAVVGIECHYLRKQNVSSNALVPTWIPYYATMAAEAQLNFSLRLMDDAWQNERASNVYFLGSVLNIEASVLVGNSQPLRVFVDSCVATLVPDVTSVPSYAFVQNSGCLTDAKVTGSRSQFLPRKQDDKLQLQLDAFRFSQDGRSSLYITCSLRATVASVPLDSQHKACSFSLAANRWVSVDGNDQVCGCCDASCGLAGVAGAQGTGVLGPIAIQQGPPTASQPGQLYILKG, translated from the exons ATGGCAGTGCATGAGGGGGTTATAGTGCTGCTTCTTCTTTTAGGTTGCAGCTGTGAAGCTCAACTGAAGTCTGGGTTTCTTGTGAAGACCCCTCAAGTGGCTGCAGTTTATCAAAATGGAttaggtgctccccaggtggtggcagctggctatcaggttggcgtaggggctccccaggtggtggcagctggctatcaggttggcgtaggggctccccaggtggtggcagctggctatcag gttggcgtaggggctccccaggtgtcttcgaccggctatcaggttggcgtaggggctccccaggtggcttcgaccggctatcaggttggcgtaggggctccccaggtggcttcgaccggctatcag gttggcgcaggggctccccaggtggcttcgaccggctatcaggttggcgcaggggctccccaggtggcttcgaccggctatcaggttggcgcaggggctccccaggtggcttcgaccggctatcaggttggcgcaggggctccccaggtggcttcgaccggctatcaggttggcgcaggggctccccaggtggcttcgaccggctatcaggttggcgcaggggctccccaggtggcttcgaccggctatcaggttggcgtaggggctccccag gtggcttcgaccggctatcaggttggcgtaggggctccccaggtgtcttcgaccggctatcaggttggcgtaggggctccccaggtgtcttcgaccggcttccaggttggcgtaggggctccccaggtggcttcgaccggcttccaggttggcgtgggggggaccggctatcaggttggcgtaggggctcccaaGGTGGGGGCGGCCGGCTATCTGAGCAAGCAAGTTGCTCCTGCTCTGGTTAAATCTGTGACTGGAATGCAAGTGAACCCTGATAGtgtgagggttgtatgtggggaGGATTCGGTTATGGTGGATGTGCTACAGGACCTTCTAGCTATTGGCCAGCTGATCAATGCTTCAGACATCACCCTTGGTGGTTGTGCACCCACTGGGCAGGATGCTTCTGGCACAGTGAGGTTTCAGTCTGTGCTGCAGGCCTGTGGAAGTACACTGATG ATGACTGCTGATGCCCTGGTCTATAGCTTTGCATTGATCTACACCCCCAGTGGTATTAATGGCAGccccattgtgaggaccaatggTGCTGTGGTTGGCATTGAGTGTCACTATTTGAG GAAGCAGAATGTGAGCAGCAATGCCCTGGTGCCAACCTGGATCCCCTACTATGCTACAATGGCGGCTGAGGCACAACTGAATTTCTCACTGAGGCTGATGGATG ATGCATGGCAGAATGAGAGGGCCTCCAATGTGTACTTCCTGGGAAGTGTCCTGAACATTGAAGCCTCTGTCCTTGTGGGCAACAGTCAGCCCCTGCGTGTCTTTGTGGACAGCTGTGTGGCCACCTTGGTCCCTGATGTGACCTCTGTCCCTAGCTATGCCTTTGTGCAGAACTCTGG GTGCCTGACTGATGCCAAGGTGACAGGATCCCGCTCCCAGTTCCTGCCCAGAAAGCAGGATGACAAGCTGCAGCTTCAGCTGGATGCTTTCAGGTTCTCTCAGGATGGCAGGAGCTCA CTGTACATTACTTGCAGCCTGAGAGCAACAGTGGCTTCTGTGCCTTTGGATTCCCAACACAAGGCTTGTTCCTTCTCTCTTGCCGCTAACAG GTGGGTGTCTGTGGATGGGAATGAccaggtgtgtggctgctgtGACGCCAGCTGTGGGCTTGCAGGTGTAGCAG GTGCTCAAGGCACAGGTGTTCTGGGCCCCATTGCTATCCAACAGGGTCCTCCCACGGCTAGTCAGCCTGGACAGCTGTATATTCTGAAGGGATAG
- the LOC125725051 gene encoding uncharacterized protein LOC125725051 isoform X5 encodes MAVHEGVIVLLLLLGCSCEAQLKSGFLVKTPQVAAVYQNGLGAPQVVAAGYQVGVGAPQVVAAGYQVGVGAPQVVAAGYQVGVGAPQVSSTGYQVGVGAPQVASTGYQVGVGAPQVASTGYQVGVGAPQVASTGYQVGAGAPQVASTGYQVGAGAPQVASTGYQVGAGAPQVASTGYQVGAGAPQVASTGYQVGAGAPQVASTGYQVGVGAPQVASTGYQVGVGAPQVSSTGYQVGVGAPQVSSTGFQVGVGAPQVASTGFQVGVGGTGYQVGVGAPKVGAAGYLSKQVAPALVKSVTGMQVNPDSVRVVCGEDSVMVDVLQDLLAIGQLINASDITLGGCAPTGQDASGTVRFQSVLQACGSTLMMTADALVYSFALIYTPSGINGSPIVRTNGAVVGIECHYLRKQNVSSNALVPTWIPYYATMAAEAQLNFSLRLMDDAWQNERASNVYFLGSVLNIEASVLVGNSQPLRVFVDSCVATLVPDVTSVPSYAFVQNSGCLTDAKVTGSRSQFLPRKQDDKLQLQLDAFRFSQDGRSSLYITCSLRATVASVPLDSQHKACSFSLAANRWVSVDGNDQVCGCCDASCGLAGVAGAQGTGVLGPIAIQQGPPTASQPGQLYILKG; translated from the exons ATGGCAGTGCATGAGGGGGTTATAGTGCTGCTTCTTCTTTTAGGTTGCAGCTGTGAAGCTCAACTGAAGTCTGGGTTTCTTGTGAAGACCCCTCAAGTGGCTGCAGTTTATCAAAATGGAttaggtgctccccaggtggtggcagctggctatcaggttggcgtaggggctccccaggtggtggcagctggctatcaggttggcgtaggggctccccaggtggtggcagctggctatcag gttggcgtaggggctccccaggtgtcttcgaccggctatcaggttggcgtaggggctccccaggtggcttcgaccggctatcaggttggcgtaggggctccccaggtggcttcgaccggctatcaggttggcgtaggggctccccag gtggcttcgaccggctatcaggttggcgcaggggctccccaggtggcttcgaccggctatcaggttggcgcaggggctccccaggtggcttcgaccggctatcaggttggcgcaggggctccccaggtggcttcgaccggctatcaggttggcgcaggggctccccaggtggcttcgaccggctatcaggttggcgcaggggctccccaggtggcttcgaccggctatcaggttggcgtaggggctccccag gtggcttcgaccggctatcaggttggcgtaggggctccccaggtgtcttcgaccggctatcaggttggcgtaggggctccccaggtgtcttcgaccggcttccaggttggcgtaggggctccccaggtggcttcgaccggcttccaggttggcgtgggggggaccggctatcaggttggcgtaggggctcccaaGGTGGGGGCGGCCGGCTATCTGAGCAAGCAAGTTGCTCCTGCTCTGGTTAAATCTGTGACTGGAATGCAAGTGAACCCTGATAGtgtgagggttgtatgtggggaGGATTCGGTTATGGTGGATGTGCTACAGGACCTTCTAGCTATTGGCCAGCTGATCAATGCTTCAGACATCACCCTTGGTGGTTGTGCACCCACTGGGCAGGATGCTTCTGGCACAGTGAGGTTTCAGTCTGTGCTGCAGGCCTGTGGAAGTACACTGATG ATGACTGCTGATGCCCTGGTCTATAGCTTTGCATTGATCTACACCCCCAGTGGTATTAATGGCAGccccattgtgaggaccaatggTGCTGTGGTTGGCATTGAGTGTCACTATTTGAG GAAGCAGAATGTGAGCAGCAATGCCCTGGTGCCAACCTGGATCCCCTACTATGCTACAATGGCGGCTGAGGCACAACTGAATTTCTCACTGAGGCTGATGGATG ATGCATGGCAGAATGAGAGGGCCTCCAATGTGTACTTCCTGGGAAGTGTCCTGAACATTGAAGCCTCTGTCCTTGTGGGCAACAGTCAGCCCCTGCGTGTCTTTGTGGACAGCTGTGTGGCCACCTTGGTCCCTGATGTGACCTCTGTCCCTAGCTATGCCTTTGTGCAGAACTCTGG GTGCCTGACTGATGCCAAGGTGACAGGATCCCGCTCCCAGTTCCTGCCCAGAAAGCAGGATGACAAGCTGCAGCTTCAGCTGGATGCTTTCAGGTTCTCTCAGGATGGCAGGAGCTCA CTGTACATTACTTGCAGCCTGAGAGCAACAGTGGCTTCTGTGCCTTTGGATTCCCAACACAAGGCTTGTTCCTTCTCTCTTGCCGCTAACAG GTGGGTGTCTGTGGATGGGAATGAccaggtgtgtggctgctgtGACGCCAGCTGTGGGCTTGCAGGTGTAGCAG GTGCTCAAGGCACAGGTGTTCTGGGCCCCATTGCTATCCAACAGGGTCCTCCCACGGCTAGTCAGCCTGGACAGCTGTATATTCTGAAGGGATAG